In the genome of Bradyrhizobium arachidis, one region contains:
- a CDS encoding type III PLP-dependent enzyme — MTERIQEFLRNRRKEGLDTEPCLVVDLEVVRDNYQSFAKALPDSRVFYAVKANPAPEVLSLLASMGSCFDTATVAEIEMALAAGATPDRISFGNTIKKERDIARAFALGIRLFAVDCAAEVEKVARAAPGAKVFCRILYDCAGAEWPLSRKFGCDPEMAVDVLDVAKRLGLEPCGISFHVGSQQRKVKAWDRALAMASQVFRDCAERGINLSMVNMGGGFPTKYLRDVPPVVTYGRSIFRALRKHFGNQIPETIIEPGRGMVGNAGIIESEVVLISRKSDEDEVRWVYLDIGKFGGLAETMDESIRYAIRTPHDGADMTPCVLAGPTCDSADVLYEKNPYPLPVTLEIGDKLLIEGTGAYTSTYSAVAFNGIPPLKTYHI; from the coding sequence ATGACCGAACGTATCCAGGAATTCCTGCGCAACCGCCGCAAGGAAGGTCTCGACACCGAGCCGTGCCTCGTCGTCGACCTCGAGGTCGTGCGCGACAATTACCAGAGCTTCGCCAAGGCGCTGCCCGACAGCCGCGTGTTCTACGCCGTCAAGGCGAACCCGGCGCCGGAAGTGCTGTCGCTGCTCGCCTCCATGGGCTCCTGCTTCGACACCGCGACGGTCGCCGAGATCGAGATGGCGCTGGCCGCAGGTGCGACGCCCGACCGCATCTCCTTCGGCAACACGATCAAGAAGGAGCGCGACATCGCGCGCGCCTTCGCGCTCGGCATTCGCCTGTTCGCGGTCGACTGCGCCGCCGAGGTCGAGAAAGTCGCCCGTGCCGCTCCCGGCGCGAAGGTGTTCTGCCGCATCCTCTATGACTGCGCCGGCGCCGAGTGGCCGCTGTCCCGCAAGTTCGGCTGCGACCCGGAGATGGCCGTCGACGTGCTCGACGTCGCCAAGCGCCTGGGCCTGGAGCCGTGCGGCATCTCCTTCCATGTCGGCTCGCAGCAGCGCAAGGTGAAGGCGTGGGATCGTGCGCTGGCGATGGCCTCGCAGGTGTTTCGCGACTGCGCCGAGCGCGGCATCAACCTGTCCATGGTCAACATGGGCGGCGGCTTCCCGACCAAGTACCTGAGGGACGTGCCGCCGGTCGTGACCTACGGCCGCTCGATCTTCCGTGCGCTGCGCAAGCACTTCGGCAACCAGATTCCGGAGACCATCATCGAGCCGGGCCGCGGCATGGTGGGCAACGCCGGCATCATCGAGTCCGAGGTCGTGCTCATCTCGAGGAAGAGCGACGAGGACGAGGTGCGCTGGGTGTACCTGGACATCGGCAAGTTCGGCGGTCTCGCCGAGACCATGGACGAGTCGATCCGCTACGCCATCCGCACCCCGCATGACGGCGCGGACATGACCCCGTGCGTGCTCGCCGGCCCGACCTGCGACAGCGCCGACGTGCTGTACGAGAAGAACCCGTACCCGCTCCCCGTCACGCTCGAGATCGGCGACAAGCTGCTGATCGAGGGCACCGGGGCCTATACGTCGACCTACTCGGCGGTGGCGTTCAACGGCATCCCGCCGCTCAAGACGTACCACATCTAA
- a CDS encoding GNAT family N-acetyltransferase encodes MTAPRKPQVALTSKAAPFAIRAERAADVAMREALLDTCFGENRHGRTCQRLRDGRAPAAGLALSAMREGTLVGTVRLWHVSAGGRPALVLGPLAVDPAFRELGIGAALMHQALAAARARGHGAVILLGDAPYYARFGFSAEKTGTLSLPGPFERDRLLAIEFSDRALDGAEGMIVPTGAALPKRRAVRALHAHAA; translated from the coding sequence ATGACTGCTCCTCGGAAGCCACAAGTCGCCCTCACTTCGAAAGCCGCTCCGTTCGCGATCCGTGCGGAACGTGCTGCCGACGTCGCGATGCGTGAAGCGTTGCTCGATACGTGCTTTGGCGAGAATCGCCATGGCCGCACCTGCCAGCGCCTCCGCGACGGGCGCGCACCTGCCGCAGGCCTTGCCCTGTCGGCCATGCGCGAGGGGACACTCGTGGGAACCGTGCGGTTGTGGCACGTCAGCGCCGGAGGCAGGCCCGCTCTGGTCCTCGGACCGCTGGCGGTCGACCCTGCCTTCCGCGAGCTCGGGATCGGCGCCGCGCTGATGCATCAAGCGCTGGCCGCCGCCCGGGCGCGCGGGCATGGCGCCGTGATCCTGCTCGGCGATGCCCCCTATTACGCCCGCTTCGGCTTCTCGGCCGAGAAGACCGGCACGCTGTCGCTACCCGGCCCGTTCGAGCGCGACCGCCTGCTGGCGATCGAGTTCAGCGACCGCGCACTGGATGGTGCCGAGGGGATGATCGTCCCGACCGGCGCGGCCCTGCCCAAACGGAGGGCGGTTCGCGCCCTCCACGCGCACGCGGCCTAA
- a CDS encoding RidA family protein has translation MSRRLISTGSPLEKTVGYSRAVIDGDFAFVAGTTGYDYTTMTMPADVTSQSRNCFKTIEAALKEGGFEMADIVRATYYVTDASYIDAHFAVCGEVLGDIRPAATLLVVSALAKPEMKVEIEVTAKRRSV, from the coding sequence ATGTCTCGTCGCCTGATCTCCACCGGCTCCCCGCTCGAGAAGACCGTCGGCTACAGCCGCGCCGTGATCGATGGCGATTTCGCCTTCGTCGCGGGAACCACCGGCTACGATTACACGACGATGACGATGCCGGCCGATGTCACGAGCCAGTCACGCAACTGCTTCAAGACCATCGAAGCCGCCCTGAAGGAGGGCGGATTCGAGATGGCCGATATCGTCCGTGCGACCTACTACGTCACCGACGCCAGCTACATCGATGCCCACTTCGCCGTCTGCGGCGAGGTTCTCGGCGACATCAGGCCGGCGGCGACGTTGCTGGTTGTCTCCGCCCTCGCCAAGCCCGAGATGAAGGTCGAGATCGAAGTCACCGCCAAGCGCCGCAGCGTCTGA